A genome region from Sphingobacteriaceae bacterium GW460-11-11-14-LB5 includes the following:
- a CDS encoding gluconolactonase has product MKKYFFFLAFSAFGVSAFAQNAGDNLFVQDSLKVISAQFKFTEGASVDKQGNVFFTDQPNDKIWKYGIDGKLSLYMDKSGRANGTYFDKKGNLIVCADEHNQIWSIDKNKKIKVLFSDYEGKKVNGPNDIWLDAKGGIYFTDPYYQRDYWTRKSPEIEGQKVYYLPKGKKEAIVVADDVVKPNGIVGTPDGKFLYVADMGANKTYRYHIGTDAKLTDRQLILNQHSDGMTLDSKGNIYVTGKGVNIYKPTGEKIGHIDIPEEWCGNICFGGKDKNMLFITASKSLYVIPVNAKGVE; this is encoded by the coding sequence ATGAAAAAATACTTCTTCTTTTTGGCATTTTCTGCCTTTGGCGTTAGTGCTTTTGCACAAAATGCAGGCGATAACCTTTTTGTTCAGGATAGTTTAAAGGTGATTTCTGCACAGTTTAAGTTTACAGAAGGTGCTTCGGTTGATAAACAAGGGAATGTTTTTTTTACTGACCAGCCTAATGATAAGATCTGGAAATATGGTATTGATGGAAAACTGAGCCTGTATATGGATAAATCGGGTAGGGCAAACGGAACTTATTTCGATAAAAAGGGCAACCTCATTGTTTGTGCTGACGAGCATAACCAGATCTGGTCTATTGATAAAAATAAAAAAATAAAAGTGCTCTTCAGCGACTATGAGGGCAAAAAGGTGAACGGACCGAACGATATCTGGTTGGATGCCAAGGGAGGCATTTATTTTACAGATCCTTATTACCAACGCGACTACTGGACAAGAAAATCGCCCGAAATTGAAGGTCAAAAAGTGTATTACCTTCCAAAAGGGAAAAAAGAAGCCATCGTGGTTGCCGATGATGTGGTTAAACCTAACGGTATTGTGGGTACGCCAGATGGTAAATTTTTATATGTGGCCGATATGGGGGCGAATAAAACCTACCGTTATCATATTGGTACCGATGCTAAATTAACAGACAGGCAACTAATCCTTAATCAGCATTCTGACGGGATGACTTTAGACAGTAAGGGAAATATTTATGTGACCGGAAAAGGAGTGAATATTTACAAGCCTACAGGCGAAAAAATTGGCCATATTGATATACCCGAAGAGTGGTGTGGTAACATTTGTTTTGGTGGAAAAGACAAAAACATGCTTTTTATCACGGCTTCAAAATCACTGTATGTTATTCCCGTGAATGCAAAGGGAGTGGAGTAA
- a CDS encoding ATP-dependent endonuclease produces MIPDKSQLIASAYEHTPTREQLLFCERMSVFLQQDDEYRCFVLKGYAGTGKTTSVAALVKVLKQFNLRSELLAPTGRAAKVMSQYSYRKALTIHKRIYRKRSAASPEMQFQLAPNLSENTLFIIDEASMIADEFNETGSSILRDLLEFVYNTKNCFLLFVGDTAQLPPVGSLDSPALNEQYLKDKFALTVSSVELKEVVRQGKKSGILANATMLRNQIAKNPENPLPKFLTKSYTDIYNMPGARLVEGLEYAYRKFGMENTLVVCRSNKSANVYNQQIRARLLYREEELTGGDQIMVVRNNYFWLPDNEDTAFIANGDMAKVIRVRGEEERYGFRFADATLEFMDFPAAGQISCKVMLDTLNLESANLPYEQNKKLFDGLNEDYEHIANKRQRMLAIKADPFYNALQIKFAYAVTCHKAQGGQWDAVFADQGYLTEEMIDLDFLRWLYTAVTRAKKELYLVNFAPQLFAKTALEDYF; encoded by the coding sequence ATGATCCCGGATAAAAGCCAGCTTATTGCTTCTGCATACGAACATACGCCTACCAGGGAGCAATTGCTTTTTTGCGAACGGATGTCGGTGTTTTTACAACAGGACGATGAGTACCGCTGTTTTGTGCTTAAAGGTTACGCGGGTACGGGTAAAACGACCTCTGTAGCGGCTTTAGTGAAGGTACTGAAGCAATTTAATTTGCGTAGTGAACTGCTTGCACCAACCGGAAGGGCAGCGAAAGTAATGAGCCAGTATTCATACCGAAAAGCCTTAACCATACATAAACGGATTTACCGCAAACGCTCAGCAGCATCGCCCGAAATGCAGTTTCAGCTAGCGCCGAACCTCTCCGAAAATACGTTGTTTATTATCGATGAGGCCTCGATGATAGCCGACGAGTTTAACGAAACGGGCTCTTCGATACTGAGAGATCTGCTCGAGTTTGTGTACAATACCAAAAACTGCTTTTTGCTTTTTGTGGGCGATACGGCGCAGTTGCCTCCGGTAGGGAGTTTAGACAGTCCGGCATTGAACGAGCAGTACCTTAAAGATAAATTTGCGCTAACCGTTTCGTCTGTTGAGCTAAAGGAAGTTGTAAGACAAGGGAAGAAATCGGGTATTCTGGCCAATGCCACCATGCTGCGGAACCAGATTGCCAAAAATCCTGAAAATCCATTGCCTAAATTCCTGACTAAAAGTTATACTGATATTTACAATATGCCAGGGGCACGTTTAGTAGAGGGCTTAGAATATGCTTACCGCAAATTCGGTATGGAAAATACTTTGGTGGTTTGCCGTTCCAATAAATCGGCCAATGTATACAACCAGCAAATTAGGGCAAGGCTGCTTTACCGCGAAGAAGAGTTAACGGGAGGCGATCAGATTATGGTGGTGCGGAACAATTATTTCTGGCTGCCAGATAATGAAGATACCGCTTTTATTGCCAATGGCGATATGGCAAAGGTGATCCGCGTGAGGGGGGAGGAAGAACGTTATGGTTTTCGTTTTGCCGATGCTACTTTGGAGTTTATGGATTTTCCGGCTGCAGGGCAGATCAGCTGCAAAGTAATGCTGGATACCTTAAATTTAGAAAGTGCAAACCTGCCTTACGAACAAAATAAGAAGCTTTTTGATGGGCTTAACGAAGATTATGAACATATTGCCAATAAACGACAGCGGATGTTGGCCATTAAAGCCGATCCCTTTTATAATGCGCTGCAAATCAAGTTTGCTTATGCAGTAACCTGTCATAAAGCACAGGGTGGCCAATGGGATGCTGTTTTTGCTGATCAGGGTTATCTTACCGAAGAAATGATCGATCTCGATTTTCTCCGCTGGTTGTATACCGCTGTAACACGAGCAAAAAAAGAGTTATATTTAGTCAATTTTGCGCCTCAGCTTTTCGCAAAAACGGCGCTGGAGGATTACTTTTAA
- a CDS encoding RNA-binding protein has product MIEIGKYNELRILSKTEAGLNLTDGDKLVILPYQYVPSGVEIGDNINVFVFVQKDGRLTGTTQKAYAEVGDFAFLKVVSDGDDGVFMDLGIDKDVYVPDREQKRPMQKGYKYVVYLYLDESNDRLLASSKLYDFVEEDGFDFEEGDEVSLLITEETDLGFNAIINNTYIGLLYNNEVFDNIQPGEMRKGWIKKIRVEGKIDLTLQQSGYGHILDSKEMMLRELKKSGGVIELGDKSSPEDIYHRFQISKSAFKKTIGSLYKERLIMLSDDSIRLITDEDAE; this is encoded by the coding sequence ATGATTGAAATAGGAAAATACAACGAGTTAAGAATTTTAAGCAAAACAGAAGCTGGATTAAACTTAACCGACGGCGATAAACTGGTGATCCTGCCTTACCAATACGTTCCAAGCGGCGTAGAAATAGGCGACAATATTAATGTTTTTGTTTTTGTACAGAAAGATGGCCGCTTAACCGGTACAACCCAGAAAGCTTATGCCGAAGTGGGCGATTTCGCTTTTTTGAAAGTGGTTTCTGATGGCGATGATGGCGTATTTATGGATCTGGGCATCGATAAAGATGTGTATGTGCCTGATCGCGAACAAAAAAGGCCAATGCAAAAAGGCTATAAATATGTGGTTTACCTGTATCTGGACGAAAGTAACGACCGCCTTTTGGCCTCTTCTAAACTGTACGATTTTGTTGAAGAAGATGGCTTCGATTTTGAAGAGGGCGACGAAGTAAGTTTATTGATTACCGAAGAAACTGATCTTGGTTTCAACGCCATTATCAACAATACCTATATCGGTTTGCTTTACAATAATGAGGTTTTCGATAATATCCAACCGGGCGAAATGCGTAAAGGATGGATCAAGAAAATCCGCGTGGAAGGTAAAATTGATTTAACCCTGCAGCAAAGTGGTTATGGCCATATTCTCGATTCGAAAGAAATGATGTTAAGAGAACTGAAAAAGAGTGGTGGTGTAATTGAGCTGGGCGATAAAAGCTCTCCTGAAGATATTTATCACCGTTTCCAGATCAGCAAAAGTGCCTTCAAAAAAACTATTGGTTCCTTGTATAAAGAGCGCTTGATTATGCTTTCTGACGATTCGATCAGACTGATTACAGACGAGGATGCTGAGTAA
- a CDS encoding scramblase has protein sequence MNKQIPPFFLSDEYFIDEKVNFLKFANEYKVYNDQGAQIGIIKQRISGWQKALTLLVDKRMMPFKLEITDTNDQLQATITRGWTFWMSKIIVTDPLGVEVGIIKQKFKFFKPTFTISSPTSGEEIAKISGDWKAWNFSITNNAGAEMGKINKKWAGALKEVFTTADKYNVSIDPSYAESNQKVAIVATAITIDMVLKESK, from the coding sequence ATGAACAAGCAGATTCCTCCATTTTTTTTAAGCGACGAGTATTTTATTGATGAGAAAGTAAACTTTTTGAAGTTTGCAAACGAGTATAAGGTTTACAACGATCAGGGCGCTCAGATCGGGATTATTAAACAGCGTATTTCTGGCTGGCAAAAGGCTTTAACTTTGCTGGTTGATAAGCGTATGATGCCTTTTAAACTGGAAATTACCGATACCAACGACCAGCTTCAGGCCACCATTACAAGAGGCTGGACCTTCTGGATGTCGAAAATTATTGTGACCGATCCGCTTGGTGTTGAAGTGGGCATTATTAAACAAAAATTCAAATTCTTTAAGCCAACTTTTACCATTTCAAGCCCAACATCGGGAGAGGAGATTGCAAAAATATCTGGCGATTGGAAAGCCTGGAACTTTAGCATTACCAATAATGCAGGTGCCGAAATGGGCAAAATCAACAAAAAATGGGCTGGTGCTTTGAAAGAGGTTTTTACCACAGCCGATAAATATAATGTTTCTATCGATCCCAGTTATGCCGAAAGCAATCAAAAAGTGGCGATTGTAGCTACCGCAATTACGATTGATATGGTTTTGAAAGAAAGCAAGTAG
- a CDS encoding ABC transporter ATP-binding protein encodes MEKTKEAKKPSIFSLLGNYRGLIFMLILFALLSNGINLLLPKIIASGIDSYTNKTFNLQSILLQFSLAIVLVFIFTYLQSIVQTYASERVARDLRTRLSNQISRQSHAYIIQANPSKLLTNLTADVDSIKMFVSQAIVSICSSIFLIVGASILLLMINWKLALCVIAIVPIIGGAFFYVLSKVKVLFKKSREVIDWLNKVISESILGSALIRVINSQALEYHKFLDANAKARDLGISILRMFAALIPVIVFTANLSGLCILVLGGHFVITNSMSLGEFTAFSSYLTLIIFPILVIGFMSNVIAQATASYQRIETVLNAAEIKHPGILTTQLKGDVEAKNITLSFGQKPILKSVSFSAKAGSKTAIIGPTAAGKSQLLYILTGLIEADSGAALFDHEEIKKYNQENFHQQVGFVFQDSIMFNMSIRENIAFSDTVTDESLAKAIATAELKDFIDALPDQLNTIVSERGNSLSGGQKQRIMLARALAVNPKILLLDDFTARVDTNTEKRILENIQQNYPGLTLLSITQKIASVEHYDKVILLMEGEIIAEGTHQELLKSSPEYVQIYNSQQSTSNYELQS; translated from the coding sequence ATGGAAAAAACCAAAGAAGCCAAAAAGCCCAGTATTTTCAGTTTACTTGGTAATTACAGGGGCTTAATTTTTATGCTGATCCTGTTTGCTTTGCTCAGTAACGGTATCAACCTACTCTTACCGAAGATTATTGCCAGCGGTATCGATTCTTATACCAACAAAACTTTTAACCTTCAATCTATCCTGCTTCAGTTTTCGCTGGCCATTGTTCTGGTTTTTATCTTTACTTATTTACAAAGTATCGTACAAACCTATGCTTCTGAGCGTGTGGCAAGAGATTTAAGAACCAGGTTATCTAATCAGATTTCGCGACAAAGCCATGCCTATATTATTCAGGCTAACCCCTCAAAACTGCTGACTAACCTTACCGCCGATGTTGATTCGATCAAAATGTTTGTTTCGCAGGCTATTGTTTCTATCTGTTCATCTATATTTTTAATTGTTGGGGCAAGTATTCTGCTCCTGATGATCAATTGGAAACTGGCACTTTGTGTAATTGCGATTGTACCGATTATTGGCGGTGCATTTTTTTATGTGCTCAGCAAGGTAAAAGTGCTTTTCAAAAAGAGCAGGGAAGTAATCGATTGGCTGAACAAGGTCATCAGCGAAAGTATTTTGGGTTCTGCTTTAATCCGCGTAATTAATTCGCAAGCCTTAGAATACCATAAATTTTTGGATGCAAATGCCAAAGCGAGAGATTTAGGGATATCCATCCTCCGCATGTTTGCAGCCTTGATTCCGGTGATTGTTTTTACAGCCAATTTATCTGGTTTATGCATTTTAGTGCTGGGTGGTCACTTTGTAATTACCAATTCGATGAGCCTGGGCGAGTTTACTGCTTTTAGCAGTTACCTTACCCTCATTATATTTCCCATTTTGGTGATTGGTTTTATGAGCAATGTGATTGCACAGGCTACAGCGTCATACCAAAGGATAGAAACGGTGTTAAATGCTGCGGAGATTAAACATCCAGGCATCCTGACTACACAATTGAAGGGAGATGTAGAAGCGAAAAATATTACTTTGAGTTTTGGACAGAAGCCAATTTTAAAGTCGGTATCATTTTCTGCCAAAGCAGGTTCTAAAACGGCAATTATTGGCCCTACGGCTGCAGGCAAATCACAACTGCTTTATATTTTAACAGGTCTGATTGAAGCAGATTCTGGTGCGGCCTTGTTTGATCACGAAGAAATTAAGAAGTATAACCAGGAGAATTTCCACCAACAGGTAGGCTTTGTATTTCAGGACAGTATCATGTTCAACATGAGCATTAGGGAAAATATTGCCTTTAGCGATACCGTTACAGACGAATCGCTGGCCAAAGCCATTGCCACTGCAGAACTTAAAGATTTTATAGATGCTTTGCCCGATCAATTGAATACCATTGTTTCGGAGCGCGGAAACAGCCTTTCAGGTGGGCAAAAACAAAGAATTATGCTGGCCAGGGCTTTAGCGGTGAATCCCAAGATTTTATTACTAGACGATTTTACAGCCCGTGTGGATACCAATACAGAGAAAAGGATTCTGGAAAATATCCAGCAAAATTATCCAGGTTTAACTTTACTTTCTATTACCCAAAAAATAGCTTCTGTTGAACATTATGATAAAGTGATCTTGCTGATGGAAGGCGAAATCATTGCAGAAGGAACCCATCAGGAGTTGCTGAAAAGCAGTCCTGAATATGTTCAGATTTACAATTCACAACAGAGCACCAGTAATTATGAACTACAATCTTAA
- a CDS encoding multidrug ABC transporter — MNYNLNQLSNKQEKQSTYKALKSLLKLISAERKNLWLALIAILVNSGLLLLGPLLVGHTVDAYIRTKQFHGVLIFGGILLVIYMIAMVTGYTQTRLMGGVGQRMLYTLRNAIFNKLQELPVSFFNQNKAGDLISRVNNDTDKLNQFFSQSLMQFIGSIVTMIGAGIFLLSINLELGAATLSPAVVIVLFTMALSPWVKGKNAKNLKSVGGMSAEIQESLNNFKVIIAFNRRDYFRKRFDEANTENYKTAIGAGLANNIFVPVYGLLSSIAQLITLLFGIYLISTGNFTLGLLVSYIAYTTNFYNPLRQLAALWTSFQVAMASWDRISQILSLESDLKQIETKETITSDALLEFKNVHFSYDDSKEILHNINLKFEKGKTYALIGPTGGGKTTTASLISRLYDATKGTVLLNGKDIRSFSAEERTQKIGFILQEPFLFTGTVKENILYGNSQYKEVSDAQLEKIIEEANLNALLAIFEEGLNTQITSGSDSISLGQKQLIAFMRAVLRNPELLILDEATANIDTITEQLLGSILNKLSKETTLVIIAHRLNTIENADEIYFVNEGEVQKAGTLNDALNMLLKGKRVS, encoded by the coding sequence ATGAACTACAATCTTAACCAGCTTAGCAACAAGCAGGAAAAGCAATCTACCTATAAGGCTTTAAAAAGCCTGCTAAAACTGATATCCGCTGAACGTAAAAACCTTTGGCTGGCACTAATTGCCATTTTGGTAAACTCAGGTCTATTGCTCTTGGGGCCATTGTTAGTGGGCCACACGGTTGATGCCTATATTCGCACCAAACAATTTCACGGTGTGCTTATTTTTGGTGGTATCCTGTTGGTGATCTACATGATTGCCATGGTTACCGGTTACACCCAAACCAGGTTGATGGGGGGAGTGGGCCAGCGAATGTTATACACTTTACGGAATGCCATTTTTAATAAACTGCAGGAGTTACCCGTTTCATTTTTTAACCAGAATAAAGCAGGAGACCTGATTTCGAGGGTGAATAACGATACCGATAAGCTTAACCAGTTTTTTTCGCAATCGTTAATGCAGTTCATTGGCAGTATAGTCACGATGATTGGAGCAGGTATTTTTCTGCTTTCGATTAATCTAGAACTGGGGGCTGCAACACTTTCGCCCGCAGTGGTGATTGTTCTTTTTACGATGGCGTTATCGCCCTGGGTAAAAGGAAAAAATGCTAAAAACTTAAAAAGCGTTGGCGGAATGAGCGCCGAAATACAGGAAAGCCTGAACAACTTTAAAGTGATTATTGCCTTTAACCGCAGGGATTATTTTAGAAAACGTTTTGATGAAGCCAATACTGAAAACTATAAAACGGCAATAGGTGCTGGTTTAGCTAACAATATTTTTGTGCCTGTTTATGGATTGCTATCGAGCATAGCACAACTGATTACCTTGTTATTCGGTATTTATCTCATTTCTACCGGCAACTTTACTTTGGGTTTATTGGTGAGTTATATTGCTTATACCACCAATTTTTATAATCCATTAAGACAATTGGCGGCCCTTTGGACCAGCTTTCAGGTGGCGATGGCCAGTTGGGACAGGATATCGCAGATTTTATCGTTAGAAAGTGACCTGAAGCAGATTGAAACAAAAGAAACCATCACATCTGATGCTTTACTGGAATTTAAAAATGTGCATTTTTCTTATGATGACAGTAAAGAAATCCTCCATAACATTAACCTGAAATTTGAAAAGGGAAAAACTTACGCCTTAATTGGGCCAACCGGAGGGGGGAAAACCACCACTGCTTCCTTAATCTCCCGCTTGTACGATGCCACAAAAGGAACGGTTTTATTAAATGGTAAAGATATCCGTTCATTTTCTGCTGAAGAAAGAACACAAAAAATCGGTTTCATTTTGCAGGAGCCATTTTTATTTACCGGAACGGTAAAAGAAAATATTTTGTACGGCAACAGCCAATATAAAGAGGTAAGTGATGCACAGCTGGAGAAAATAATTGAAGAAGCCAATCTGAATGCACTTTTAGCCATATTTGAAGAGGGCTTAAATACGCAGATTACTTCAGGATCGGATAGCATCAGTCTGGGGCAGAAACAGCTGATCGCTTTTATGCGAGCGGTGTTAAGGAATCCTGAGCTGTTGATCCTTGATGAGGCCACAGCCAATATCGATACCATAACCGAACAACTTTTGGGAAGCATTTTAAATAAGCTATCAAAAGAAACTACGCTGGTGATTATTGCACACCGTTTAAATACGATCGAAAATGCCGACGAAATTTATTTTGTAAATGAAGGTGAAGTGCAAAAGGCCGGAACGCTGAACGATGCACTAAATATGTTACTAAAAGGGAAACGGGTAAGTTAA
- a CDS encoding cold-shock protein, with protein MKNGTVKFFNSEKGFGFIKEESGSEIFVHASGLIDEIRENDTVEYEVQEGKKGLNAVKVRVV; from the coding sequence ATGAAAAACGGAACAGTAAAATTTTTTAACTCAGAAAAAGGCTTTGGCTTTATTAAAGAAGAAAGCGGATCTGAGATTTTTGTGCATGCATCAGGCCTGATTGACGAAATCAGAGAAAATGATACAGTTGAATACGAAGTTCAAGAAGGCAAAAAAGGCCTTAATGCAGTGAAAGTAAGAGTTGTTTAA